In Mangrovivirga cuniculi, the following proteins share a genomic window:
- a CDS encoding AraC family transcriptional regulator has product MKKHLIDTFPFNEKRSLLTLVENRTSYSFDSCELNLFETHQTVENVNLVFDHFVFTSMLKGKKIMTLPDRPSFEYLPGESVILPPGELMNIDFPEAEKGNPTQCIALTISDEIILDTVHKLKELHPKEDSWGDWDIDPSIFHMNNNFDLADAINRIVRITKSEKGKIKDIMIDLTLKEMLVRLMQTQARVVFESSYNQLAGNNSLAAAIQFIKTNLRNNIDLGKVAEVACMSRATFFKKFKESMGQTPAHYILKERIKLAKNELKNTSQNITAVCYSCGFENLSHFIKAFKQETGYTPKSFQTSKTF; this is encoded by the coding sequence GTGAAAAAGCATCTCATTGATACTTTCCCCTTTAATGAAAAAAGGTCTTTACTTACTCTTGTTGAAAACAGGACTTCCTATTCCTTTGACTCATGTGAATTAAACTTATTTGAAACCCATCAGACAGTCGAAAATGTAAATCTGGTCTTTGATCATTTTGTATTTACGAGCATGCTCAAAGGAAAAAAGATAATGACTTTACCGGATAGACCATCATTTGAATACCTGCCGGGAGAATCTGTAATATTGCCACCTGGAGAATTAATGAATATTGATTTTCCAGAAGCAGAAAAAGGGAATCCAACTCAATGTATCGCCTTGACAATATCTGATGAAATAATTTTAGATACGGTCCATAAACTGAAAGAACTTCATCCAAAAGAAGACTCATGGGGAGATTGGGATATTGACCCGTCAATATTTCATATGAACAATAACTTTGATCTTGCTGATGCAATTAATAGAATTGTCAGAATCACTAAGAGTGAAAAGGGTAAAATTAAGGATATAATGATCGACCTGACCTTAAAAGAAATGCTCGTCAGGCTTATGCAAACCCAGGCAAGGGTGGTCTTTGAATCCTCTTACAATCAACTAGCAGGAAATAATAGTCTTGCAGCGGCAATCCAGTTCATTAAAACCAACCTTAGAAATAATATAGATCTTGGCAAAGTTGCCGAGGTAGCCTGCATGAGTAGAGCAACTTTTTTTAAAAAATTTAAAGAATCGATGGGTCAAACCCCGGCTCATTATATTCTCAAAGAGAGAATTAAACTCGCTAAAAATGAATTGAAAAATACATCCCAAAATATTACTGCTGTCTGCTATTCCTGTGGATTTGAAAATCTATCTCATTTTATTAAAGCATTTAAACAGGAAACCGGCTATACACCTAAAAGCTTTCAGACTTCAAAAACTTTTTAA